Proteins from one Embleya scabrispora genomic window:
- a CDS encoding nucleotide sugar dehydrogenase codes for MRVVIAGQGYVGLPLAVRAAQVGHEVVGYDVDRGRVKRLAAGESYVEDIPAAEVRAISDAGRYRATSEPRDLGGYDIAVITVPTPLREGVPDLSYIEECARTLARYLRPGACVVLESTTYPGTTEELVGPILEEGSGLTAGRDFHLGYSPERIDPGNPTWNLVNTPKVVSGVDAASLAVVKGFYGSLVERVVPVSSPKEAELVKLIENTFRHVNIALVNEVAMFAHDLGIDVWEAIDACSTKPFGFLRFTPGPGVGGHCLPIDPSYLSWRVQRALGRSFRFVELANDVNNHMPDYVIRRLTAAFNTRRRSVNGSRVLLVGLAYKKNTGDARESPSTHVARLLLNLGAEVSAADAHVERSQVVDARLRRVELTPETVAAADAVVLLVDHDDVDLELLRTAEYVLDCRRVLGAGPNIEVL; via the coding sequence ATGCGTGTTGTCATCGCCGGTCAGGGATACGTGGGACTGCCGCTGGCGGTTCGGGCCGCGCAGGTGGGCCACGAGGTGGTCGGCTACGACGTCGACCGGGGGCGGGTCAAGCGGCTGGCGGCGGGTGAGTCCTACGTCGAGGACATCCCCGCCGCCGAGGTGCGCGCGATCTCGGACGCGGGCCGCTACCGCGCCACGAGCGAGCCGAGGGATCTGGGCGGCTACGACATCGCGGTGATCACCGTGCCCACGCCGCTGCGCGAGGGCGTACCGGACCTGAGCTACATCGAGGAGTGCGCCCGCACGCTCGCGCGGTATCTGCGCCCGGGCGCGTGCGTGGTGCTCGAATCGACCACCTACCCGGGCACCACGGAGGAGTTGGTCGGGCCGATCCTGGAGGAGGGCTCGGGGCTGACCGCGGGCCGCGACTTCCACCTGGGCTACAGCCCGGAGCGGATCGACCCGGGCAATCCGACCTGGAACCTGGTCAACACCCCGAAGGTGGTCTCGGGGGTGGACGCCGCCTCGCTCGCGGTGGTGAAGGGCTTCTACGGCTCCCTGGTCGAGCGCGTGGTGCCGGTGTCCTCGCCCAAGGAGGCCGAGCTGGTCAAGCTGATCGAGAACACCTTCCGGCACGTGAACATCGCGCTCGTCAACGAGGTCGCCATGTTCGCCCACGACCTGGGCATCGACGTGTGGGAGGCGATCGACGCCTGCTCCACCAAGCCGTTCGGGTTCCTGCGCTTCACGCCGGGTCCCGGGGTCGGCGGGCACTGCCTGCCGATCGACCCGTCGTACCTGTCCTGGCGGGTGCAGCGCGCGCTGGGTCGGAGCTTTCGTTTCGTGGAGTTGGCCAACGACGTCAACAACCACATGCCCGACTACGTGATCCGCCGGCTCACCGCCGCGTTCAACACCCGGCGGCGCTCGGTCAACGGCTCGCGCGTGTTGTTGGTGGGGCTCGCGTACAAGAAGAACACCGGCGACGCCCGGGAGTCGCCGTCGACGCACGTGGCCCGCCTGCTGCTGAACCTGGGCGCCGAGGTCAGCGCCGCGGATGCGCACGTGGAGCGGTCCCAGGTGGTGGACGCGCGGTTGCGGCGCGTGGAGTTGACGCCGGAGACCGTCGCCGCGGCCGACGCGGTCGTCCTGCTCGTGGACCACGACGACGTGGACCTGGAGTTGCTGCGCACCGCCGAGTACGTGCTCGACTGTCGTCGGGTGCTCGGCGCGGGGCCCAACATCGAGGTGTTGTAG